In one Ochotona princeps isolate mOchPri1 chromosome 16, mOchPri1.hap1, whole genome shotgun sequence genomic region, the following are encoded:
- the VPS9D1 gene encoding VPS9 domain-containing protein 1 isoform X2: MAAAAGDGSVKPLQSAMKLANGAIELDTSNRPREAYMEYLRSIHYISQVLLEEMETTSAGGTVPPDTSKMLKLAEQCLERAQSTAAKLGKPSLKPAPPVAAPSPCAPSRHRRVCSDEGGKLSPFLPPEIFQRLQAVEAHSSKKELTPLEEASLQNQKLKAAYEARMARLDPSQATQKTSLTLSLQRQMMENLVIAKAREETLQRKMQERRLRLQEAANRRFCSQVAQTPEEREQRALFAAILEYEQDHDWPKQWRAKLKRSPGDLSLVTNLVSHLLSLPDHPISQLLKRLQCAVYSTLYPVVSRAAASATPTPGCCSLPPDTDGLLAPGSRRLRASQSLYCMLPPAETSTAPRPQDRTPATPPTPPLHPGPPDREADNSPAGPPSPSPDASSRLPDKDGSFEDLEQFLATPERWGPGPAGQPEPQPTAGKREPLAERLQSTVKDIHNAIDRLLSLTLLAFESLNTAACRDRCLACLEEPFFSPLWPLLLTLYRSVHRGREVALGRSMELYRNAPPTAIGIPTKLLPRDPQAKGATAYPYSTATQELGLLVLESCPQKKLECIVRALRAICVCAEDYCRAQEATPDTTPQPPASAAIGADDLLPILSFVVLRSGLPQLVSECAALEEFIHEGYLIGEEGYCLTSLQSALSYVELLPQGTQAQCP; encoded by the exons ATGGCCGCTGCGGCCGGGGACGGCTCGGTGAAGCCGCTGCAGAGCGCCATGAAGCTGGCCAACGGGGCGATCGAGCTGGACACCAGCAACCGGCCCCGG GAGGCCTACATGGAATACCTGAGAAGCATCCACTACATCTCGCAGGTGCTGCTGGAAGAAATGGAGACGACCAGCG CTGGGGGCACCGTGCCCCCCGACACCTCGAAGATGCTGAAGCTGGCTGAGCAGTGTCTGGAGCGGGCCCAGTCGACGGCAGCCAAGCTTG GCAAGCCGTCCCTGAAGCCAGCCCCACCTGTGGCTGCGCCCAGCCCCTGTGCTCCCAGCCGACACCGCCGTGTGTGCTCAGATGAAGGAGGGAAGCTGTCTCCCTTCCTGCCCCCCGAAATCTTCCAGAGACTCCAGGCGGTTGAGGCACACAGCTCTAAGAA GGAGCTGACGCCGCTGGAGGAGGCCTCCCTGCAGAACCAGAAGCTCAAGGCTGCATACGAGGCCCGAATGGCACGACTAGACCCCAGCCAGGCCACGCAGAAGACATCGCTG ACCCTGTCTTTGCAGCGGCAGATGATGGAGAACCTGGTGATTGCCAAGGCACGGGAGGAGACA ctccagagGAAGATGCAGGAGCGCCGCCTTCGACTCCAGGAGGCCGCCAACAG GAGGTTCTGTAGCCAGGTAGCCCAGACACCGGAGGAGCGGGAGCAGCGGGCCCTCTTTGCTGCCATCCTCGAGTATGAGCAAGACCAT GACTGGCCGAAGCAATGGAGAGCCAAGCTCAAGAGGAGCCCAGGGGACTTGTCACTAGTGACCAatctggtctcccacctgctcAG CCTCCCTGACCATCCCATCTCGCAGCTCCTGAAGAGGCTCCAGTGCGCCGTGTATAGCACGCTGTACCCCGTCGTGAGCAGGGCTGCTGCCAGTGCCACGCCCACCCCAGGCTGTTGCTCCCTGCCCCCAGACACGgacgggctcctggctcctgggagccGGCGGCTGCGGGCGTCACAGAGCCTCTACTGCATGCTGCCCCCTGCAGAGACCAGCACAGCCCCAAGGCCCCAGGACAGGACCCCTGCCACTCCTCCCACACCCCCACTCCATCCTGGCCCCCCAGACAGGGAGGCAGACAACAGCCCTGCTGGGCCCCCCTCACCTTCCCCGGATGCCTCCTCCCGCCTGCCGGACAAGGACGGCTCCTTCGAGGACCTGGAGCAGTTCTTGGCCACACCTGAGAGATGGGGCCCAGGCCCTGCCGGGCAGCCTGAGCCACAGCCCACAGCGGGGAAGAGAGAGCCCCTGGCAGAACGGCTGCAGAGCACCGTGAAGGACATCCACAACGCCATCG ACAGGTTGCTATCCCTGACCCTGCTGGCCTTCGAAAGCCTGAATACAGCTGCCTGCAGGGACCGCTGCCTGGCGTGCCTTGAGGAGCCCTTCTtctccccactctggcccctgctcCTGACCCTCTACAG GAGTGTACACCGTGGCCGGGAGGTGGCACTGGGCAGGAGCATGGAGCTGTACAGGAATGCACCACCCACAGCCATTGGCATCCCCACCAAACTCCTCCCCAGGGACCCCCAGGCCAAGGGGGCTACTGCCTACCCCTACAGTACAGCGACCCAGGAGCTAGGGCTGCTGGTCTTGGAGAGCTGCCCCCAGAAGAAGCTGGAGTGCATTG TGCGGGCTCTGCGGGCCATCTGTGTTTGTGCCGAGGACTACTGCCGTGCCCAGGAGGCAACTCCAGACACCACACCACagcccccagcctctgctgccat TGGTGCTGATGATCTGCTGCCCATCTTGTCCTTCGTGGTGCTGAGGAGTGGGCTTCCACAGCTGGTGTCCGAGTGTGCGGCCCTGGAGGAATTCATCCACGAGGG GTACCTGATCGGTGAGGAGGGCTACTGCCTAACCTCCCTGCAGAGTGCCCTGAGCTACGTGGAGCTGCTGCCCCAGGGTACCCAGGCTCAGTGCCCCTGA
- the VPS9D1 gene encoding VPS9 domain-containing protein 1 isoform X1, with the protein MAAAAGDGSVKPLQSAMKLANGAIELDTSNRPREAYMEYLRSIHYISQVLLEEMETTSEAGGTVPPDTSKMLKLAEQCLERAQSTAAKLGKPSLKPAPPVAAPSPCAPSRHRRVCSDEGGKLSPFLPPEIFQRLQAVEAHSSKKELTPLEEASLQNQKLKAAYEARMARLDPSQATQKTSLTLSLQRQMMENLVIAKAREETLQRKMQERRLRLQEAANRRFCSQVAQTPEEREQRALFAAILEYEQDHDWPKQWRAKLKRSPGDLSLVTNLVSHLLSLPDHPISQLLKRLQCAVYSTLYPVVSRAAASATPTPGCCSLPPDTDGLLAPGSRRLRASQSLYCMLPPAETSTAPRPQDRTPATPPTPPLHPGPPDREADNSPAGPPSPSPDASSRLPDKDGSFEDLEQFLATPERWGPGPAGQPEPQPTAGKREPLAERLQSTVKDIHNAIDRLLSLTLLAFESLNTAACRDRCLACLEEPFFSPLWPLLLTLYRSVHRGREVALGRSMELYRNAPPTAIGIPTKLLPRDPQAKGATAYPYSTATQELGLLVLESCPQKKLECIVRALRAICVCAEDYCRAQEATPDTTPQPPASAAIGADDLLPILSFVVLRSGLPQLVSECAALEEFIHEGYLIGEEGYCLTSLQSALSYVELLPQGTQAQCP; encoded by the exons ATGGCCGCTGCGGCCGGGGACGGCTCGGTGAAGCCGCTGCAGAGCGCCATGAAGCTGGCCAACGGGGCGATCGAGCTGGACACCAGCAACCGGCCCCGG GAGGCCTACATGGAATACCTGAGAAGCATCCACTACATCTCGCAGGTGCTGCTGGAAGAAATGGAGACGACCAGCG AAGCTGGGGGCACCGTGCCCCCCGACACCTCGAAGATGCTGAAGCTGGCTGAGCAGTGTCTGGAGCGGGCCCAGTCGACGGCAGCCAAGCTTG GCAAGCCGTCCCTGAAGCCAGCCCCACCTGTGGCTGCGCCCAGCCCCTGTGCTCCCAGCCGACACCGCCGTGTGTGCTCAGATGAAGGAGGGAAGCTGTCTCCCTTCCTGCCCCCCGAAATCTTCCAGAGACTCCAGGCGGTTGAGGCACACAGCTCTAAGAA GGAGCTGACGCCGCTGGAGGAGGCCTCCCTGCAGAACCAGAAGCTCAAGGCTGCATACGAGGCCCGAATGGCACGACTAGACCCCAGCCAGGCCACGCAGAAGACATCGCTG ACCCTGTCTTTGCAGCGGCAGATGATGGAGAACCTGGTGATTGCCAAGGCACGGGAGGAGACA ctccagagGAAGATGCAGGAGCGCCGCCTTCGACTCCAGGAGGCCGCCAACAG GAGGTTCTGTAGCCAGGTAGCCCAGACACCGGAGGAGCGGGAGCAGCGGGCCCTCTTTGCTGCCATCCTCGAGTATGAGCAAGACCAT GACTGGCCGAAGCAATGGAGAGCCAAGCTCAAGAGGAGCCCAGGGGACTTGTCACTAGTGACCAatctggtctcccacctgctcAG CCTCCCTGACCATCCCATCTCGCAGCTCCTGAAGAGGCTCCAGTGCGCCGTGTATAGCACGCTGTACCCCGTCGTGAGCAGGGCTGCTGCCAGTGCCACGCCCACCCCAGGCTGTTGCTCCCTGCCCCCAGACACGgacgggctcctggctcctgggagccGGCGGCTGCGGGCGTCACAGAGCCTCTACTGCATGCTGCCCCCTGCAGAGACCAGCACAGCCCCAAGGCCCCAGGACAGGACCCCTGCCACTCCTCCCACACCCCCACTCCATCCTGGCCCCCCAGACAGGGAGGCAGACAACAGCCCTGCTGGGCCCCCCTCACCTTCCCCGGATGCCTCCTCCCGCCTGCCGGACAAGGACGGCTCCTTCGAGGACCTGGAGCAGTTCTTGGCCACACCTGAGAGATGGGGCCCAGGCCCTGCCGGGCAGCCTGAGCCACAGCCCACAGCGGGGAAGAGAGAGCCCCTGGCAGAACGGCTGCAGAGCACCGTGAAGGACATCCACAACGCCATCG ACAGGTTGCTATCCCTGACCCTGCTGGCCTTCGAAAGCCTGAATACAGCTGCCTGCAGGGACCGCTGCCTGGCGTGCCTTGAGGAGCCCTTCTtctccccactctggcccctgctcCTGACCCTCTACAG GAGTGTACACCGTGGCCGGGAGGTGGCACTGGGCAGGAGCATGGAGCTGTACAGGAATGCACCACCCACAGCCATTGGCATCCCCACCAAACTCCTCCCCAGGGACCCCCAGGCCAAGGGGGCTACTGCCTACCCCTACAGTACAGCGACCCAGGAGCTAGGGCTGCTGGTCTTGGAGAGCTGCCCCCAGAAGAAGCTGGAGTGCATTG TGCGGGCTCTGCGGGCCATCTGTGTTTGTGCCGAGGACTACTGCCGTGCCCAGGAGGCAACTCCAGACACCACACCACagcccccagcctctgctgccat TGGTGCTGATGATCTGCTGCCCATCTTGTCCTTCGTGGTGCTGAGGAGTGGGCTTCCACAGCTGGTGTCCGAGTGTGCGGCCCTGGAGGAATTCATCCACGAGGG GTACCTGATCGGTGAGGAGGGCTACTGCCTAACCTCCCTGCAGAGTGCCCTGAGCTACGTGGAGCTGCTGCCCCAGGGTACCCAGGCTCAGTGCCCCTGA
- the SPATA2L gene encoding spermatogenesis-associated protein 2-like protein, translating to MGSSSLSEDYRLCLERELRRGRAGVCGDPSLRAVLWHILVEDFDLHGALQDDALALLTDGLWGRADLAPALRSLARAFELLELAAVHLYLLPWRKEFTTIKTFSGGYVHVLKGVLSEDLLTKSFQKMGYVRRGDHRLMVAAPPPAQQLVQVALGCFALRLECEILSEVLAQLGTSVLPAEELLQARRASGDVASCVAWLQQRLAQDEEPPPLPPRGTPSAYGAPLDLYRDLQEDEGSEEASLYGGPSPGPDSPPVELAYRPPLWEQSAKLWGTGGPNWESQAEELTQVGSPPYGALEEELEPESSTFSFLSLRHELSRPGDLTVPEGPKSPGRASPRHLEAEGTRASAYGPVPELPGYQTHSCLTPGTLPTLCCDTCRQLHAAHCAALPSCRPTHSLRVLLGDTQRRLWLQRAQVDTLLYDSPGARP from the exons ATGGGCAGCAGCTCGCTGTCCGAGGACTACCGCCTGTGCCTGGAGCGCGAGCTGCGGCGGGGTCGCGCGGGCGTGTGCGGGGACCCCTCGCTGCGCGCCGTGCTCTGGCACATCCTGGTGGAGGACTTCGACCTACACGGCGCGCTGCAGGACGACGCGCTTGCGCTGCTCACCGACGGGCTGTGGGGCCGCGCCGACTTGGCGCCCGCGCTGCGCAGCCTGGCCCGCGCCTTCGAGCTGCTGGAGCTGGCCGCCGTGCACCTGTACCTGCTGCCCTGGAGGAAGGAGTTCACCACCATCAAG ACCTTCTCAGGTGGCTACGTGCACGTGCTGAAGGGTGTGCTCTCGGAGGACCTGCTTACCAAGAGCTTCCAGAAGATGGGCTACGTGCGGAGGGGTGACCACCGCCTCATGGTGGCAGCCCCGCCTCCAGCCCAGCAGCTGGTACAGGTGGCTCTGGGCTGCTTCGCTCTCCGCCTGGAGTGTGAGATCCTGAGCGAGGTGCTGGCCCAGCTGGGCACCAGTGTGCTGCCCGCCGAGGAGCTGCTGCAGGCTCGGCGGGCCAGTGGGGACGTGGCCTCCTGTGTGGCTTGGCTGCAGCAGCGGCTGGCCCAGGATGAagagccaccaccactgcctccacGGGGCACCCCCTCTGCATATGGAGCTCCCCTGGATCTGTACCGGGACTTGCAGGAGGACGAAGGCTCAGAGGAGGCCAGTCTTTATGGGGGACCCTCCCCAGGCCCAGACTCACCCCCAGTGGAGCTGGCCTACAGGCCACCACTCTGGGAGCAAAGTGCCAAACTGTGGGGCACTGGGGGCCCAAATTGGGAATCCCAGGCTGAGGAGCTCACCCAGGTGGGCAGCCCGCCCTATGGGGCCCTGGAGGAAGAGCTAGAGCCAGAGTCCTCCACCTTCTCCTTCCTCTCACTCCGCCATGAGCTGAGCCGGCCTGGGGACCTGACTGTTCCTGAAGGCCCTAAgagcccaggcagggccagcccCAGGCACCTGGAGGCTGAGGGGACACGGGCCTCTGCCTACGGTCCTGTCCCCGAGCTCCCAGGATACCAGACACACAGCTGCCTAACCCCCGGCACCCTGCCCACCCTGTGCTGTGACACCTGCCGCCAGCTGCATGCTGCCCActgtgcagccctgcccagctgccgCCCAACCCACTCACTGCGTGTATTGCTGGGCGACACCCAGAGGCGCCTGTGGCTGCAGCGTGCTCAGGTGGACACCTTGCTCTATGACAGCCCTGGCGCCCGGCCCTAA
- the CDK10 gene encoding cyclin-dependent kinase 10 isoform X2, with amino-acid sequence MAEPEVEPEQIRLKCIRKEGFFTVPPEHRLGRCRSVKEFEKLNRIGEGTYGIVYRARDTQTDEIVALKKVRMDKEKDGIPISSLREITLLLRMRHPNIVELKEVVVGNHLESIFLVMGYCEQDLASLLENMSTPFSEAQVKCIVLQVLRGLQYLHKNFIIHRDLKVSNLLMTDKGCVKTADFGLARAYGVPVKPMTPKVVTLWAVGCILAELLAHKPLLPGTSEIHQIDLIVQLLGTPNENIWPGFSKLPLVGQYSLRKQPYNHLKHKFPWLSEAGLRLLNFLFMYDPRKRATAGDCLESSYFKEKPLPCEPELMPTFPHHRNKRAATAEGQSKRCKP; translated from the exons ATGGCGGAGCCGGAGGTGGAGCCGGAGCAGATTCGCCTCAAGTGTATCCGCAAGGAGGGCTTCTTCACCGTGCCCCCGGAACACAGG CTGGGACGATGTCGGAGCGTGAAGGAGTTTGAGAAGCTGAACCGCATCGGGGAGGGCACCTATGGCATCGTGT ATCGTGCCCGAGACACCCAGACAGATGAGATTGTCGCCCTCAAGAAGGTGCGGATGGACAAGGAGAAAGATG GCATTCCCATCAGCAGCCTGAGGGAGATCACGCTGCTGTTGCGCATGCGCCACCCCAACATCGTGGAGCtgaaggaggtggtggtggggaaccACCTGGAAAG CATTTTCCTGGTGATGGGTTACTGTGAGCAAGACCTGGCCAGCCTTCTGGAGAATATGTCCACACCCTTCTCTGAGGCCCAG GTCAAGTGCATCGTCCTACAGGTGCTCCGGGGCCTCCAGTACCTGCACAAGAACTTCATCATTCACAG gGACCTGAAGGTGTCCAACCTGCTCATGACTGACAAGGGCTGTGTGAAGACAG CGGATTTTGGCCTAGCCCGAGCCTATGGGGTTCCAGTAAAGCCGATGACCCCCAAGGTGGTCACTCTCTG GGCTGTGGGCTGCATCCTGGCCGAGCTGCTGGCCCATAAGCCCCTACTGCCTGGCACGTCAGAGATCCACCAGATTGACCTAATTGTGCAGCTGCTGGGGACGCCCAACGAGAACATATGGCCG GGCTTCTCCAAGCTGCCGCTGGTTGGCCAGTACAGCCTGAGGAAGCAGCCGTACAATCACCTGAAGCACAAGTTCCCATGGCTCTCGGAGGCTGGGCTGCGCCTGCTTAACTTCCTCTTCATGTATGATCCCAGGAAAAG AGCGACTGCGGGCGACTGTCTGGAGAGCTCCTACTTCAAGGAGAAGCCATTGC CCTGCGAGCCTGAGCTCATGCCCACCTTCCCCCACCACCGGAACAAGCGGGCAGCCACAGCTGAGGGCCAGAGCAAGCGATGCAAGCCCTGA
- the CDK10 gene encoding cyclin-dependent kinase 10 isoform X1 has protein sequence MAEPEVEPEQIRLKCIRKEGFFTVPPEHRLGRCRSVKEFEKLNRIGEGTYGIVYRARDTQTDEIVALKKVRMDKEKDGIPISSLREITLLLRMRHPNIVELKEVVVGNHLESIFLVMGYCEQDLASLLENMSTPFSEAQVKCIVLQVLRGLQYLHKNFIIHRDLKVSNLLMTDKGCVKTADFGLARAYGVPVKPMTPKVVTLWYRAPELLLGTTTQTTSIDMWAVGCILAELLAHKPLLPGTSEIHQIDLIVQLLGTPNENIWPGFSKLPLVGQYSLRKQPYNHLKHKFPWLSEAGLRLLNFLFMYDPRKRATAGDCLESSYFKEKPLPCEPELMPTFPHHRNKRAATAEGQSKRCKP, from the exons ATGGCGGAGCCGGAGGTGGAGCCGGAGCAGATTCGCCTCAAGTGTATCCGCAAGGAGGGCTTCTTCACCGTGCCCCCGGAACACAGG CTGGGACGATGTCGGAGCGTGAAGGAGTTTGAGAAGCTGAACCGCATCGGGGAGGGCACCTATGGCATCGTGT ATCGTGCCCGAGACACCCAGACAGATGAGATTGTCGCCCTCAAGAAGGTGCGGATGGACAAGGAGAAAGATG GCATTCCCATCAGCAGCCTGAGGGAGATCACGCTGCTGTTGCGCATGCGCCACCCCAACATCGTGGAGCtgaaggaggtggtggtggggaaccACCTGGAAAG CATTTTCCTGGTGATGGGTTACTGTGAGCAAGACCTGGCCAGCCTTCTGGAGAATATGTCCACACCCTTCTCTGAGGCCCAG GTCAAGTGCATCGTCCTACAGGTGCTCCGGGGCCTCCAGTACCTGCACAAGAACTTCATCATTCACAG gGACCTGAAGGTGTCCAACCTGCTCATGACTGACAAGGGCTGTGTGAAGACAG CGGATTTTGGCCTAGCCCGAGCCTATGGGGTTCCAGTAAAGCCGATGACCCCCAAGGTGGTCACTCTCTG GTACCGGGCCCCTGAGCTACTCCTGGGAACCACCACCCAGACCACCAGCATTGACATGTG GGCTGTGGGCTGCATCCTGGCCGAGCTGCTGGCCCATAAGCCCCTACTGCCTGGCACGTCAGAGATCCACCAGATTGACCTAATTGTGCAGCTGCTGGGGACGCCCAACGAGAACATATGGCCG GGCTTCTCCAAGCTGCCGCTGGTTGGCCAGTACAGCCTGAGGAAGCAGCCGTACAATCACCTGAAGCACAAGTTCCCATGGCTCTCGGAGGCTGGGCTGCGCCTGCTTAACTTCCTCTTCATGTATGATCCCAGGAAAAG AGCGACTGCGGGCGACTGTCTGGAGAGCTCCTACTTCAAGGAGAAGCCATTGC CCTGCGAGCCTGAGCTCATGCCCACCTTCCCCCACCACCGGAACAAGCGGGCAGCCACAGCTGAGGGCCAGAGCAAGCGATGCAAGCCCTGA